In the Tessaracoccus lacteus genome, TTCCTGGCCGTCGCGGCCAACGGAGAGGACACGTTCGTCCGCTCGCCGGGCGGCTACGCGGCCAACGTCGAGGCCGTACGCATCGCGGCTCCCGCGGCGCTGCCCCTCGGCGACGCCCCAGCCATGGCGCTCGTCGAGACGCCCGAGGTGGGCACCATCGCCGGCGTGGTGGACCTCATGAACTCCAGCCACCCGCGCGAGGACCGCCCGTGGGCCGGCGCCGACACGCTCAAGAACGTCCTGTTCATGGTGACCGACCCCGACGGCACCCGCCGCCCGCTCGCGCTGGGCCTGCCGGGCGACCGCGAGGTCGACCTCAAGCGCCTCGAGGCCGCCCTCGAGCCCTCCGAGGCCGCGGTGTTCACCCCCGACGACTTCGAGAAGTACCCCGACCTGCACGTCGGGTTCATCTCTCCGGTCAGCCTCGACGGCACGCGCGTCCTCGGCGAGGAGTCGGCCACGGGGATCCGCTACGTCGTCGACCCCCGCGTCGTCGACGGCACGTCCTGGCTCACCGGCGCCAACGTGGTCGACCACCACCTCACCGGCGTCACCGCGGGTCGCGACTTCACCGCCGACGGCATCCTCGACGTGGCCGAGGTGCGGGAAGGCGACCCGGCCCCCGACGGCTCGGGCCCGCTGCACCTGGCCCGCGGCATCGAAATGGGTCACATCTTCCAACTCGGGCGCAAGTACGCCGATTCGCTGGACCTGAAGGTCCTGGACCAGAACGGAAAGCTCGTCACCGTCACCATGGGCTCCTACGGGGTCGGCGTGTCGCGCGCCGTGGCCGCTGTCGCGGAGGAGACCTGCGACGACAAGGGCCTGAGCTGGCCCGTCGAGCTCGCCCCCTACCAGGTACACATCGTCGCCACAGGCAAGGACCAGGCCGTCTTCGACAAGGCCTTCGAGATCGCCGGCGAGCTGGAGGTCAGCGGGGTCGACGTGCTCGTCGACGACCGCAAGGCGAGCCCCGGCGTGAAGTTCGCCGACGCGGAGATCATGGGTATGCCCGTCATCCTCGTGGTGGGTCGTGGGCTGGCGGAGGGGAAGCTGGAGCTCCGCATCCGCGCCACCGGGGAGAAGTCCGAGATCGACGTCGACCACGCCGTGGCGTCGCTGCTGGCGGCGCTCGGCCGGTAGCACCTCAGCGGGGTCGGTCCGGGACCGCCGAGGGCGTCCGCCGACGCGGTCTCAGGCCACCCAGCCCGGCCACGTGGGCACGGAGGAGCCCAGCGCCTGGATGGGGGAGACCTGCCCCGTGAGTCGGGAGCGCCACACCGACGCATCGTCGGCGGCCACCAGCGACGCGTACCCCTCCAAGAGGTTGCCCTCCAGGCGGGCCCAGCCGGCGCGGATGGTCGTGGCGTCGTCCATGTCGGTCGGCAGCACGAAGGACGCGGGCTGCTCGGGCACGCCGTCGGTGAACGCGGCCCGCAGCTCGTTGCGCAACTCCTTCGCGGCGGCCAGGCGGGCGGCGCCCAGCGAGGCAAGGGAATCGGACGAGGAGAGCCTGCCGAGGCCGACGCCGAGGCCGTAGACCAGTGCCCAGGCGTGGCTGATGGCGACCTCGAGGGCCGCGTTCCGCGTCGGCGCGACGAGCCGTCTGGGGGCGGCGTCGCCCTCGGTCGGCGCCACGGACCGGTCCAGCAGCGCCGTCGTCGCGGCAGATGCCGACGCCCAGGTCAGCCGCAGGTCGGCCTCGGACGCGGCGGCCGCCGACGAGTTGAGGGCCTTGGCGGCGGCCTTGATGCGGCTCCTGAGTTCCTTGGCCGCCGAGGTGGCGTTCGCAGGGGTCGCGGGAGTCGCCGCCTCGACGGTGAAGGCGTCCTGCTCCTCGGCAGACAGCGGATCCGGCAGGCTCAGCAGCGCCAGGTGCGCGTCGACCTGCGTGGATGCCTTCTGCACCCACGCCTGCTCGGTCCAGGCGGGCAGGGTGACGAGGGTCTGAAGCAGGGCCGACAGCTCGGTCAGGGCGACCTGCGTCGCGGTGTCCTGCGGCGACTGAGTCGGCGCCGGAATCGACGGCGCGAGCGCGGGTTCGCCGTCGACGACCGGGCTCGCTGCGCATCCCGACACGGTCAGGGCGAGGGCGGCGAGCGCGGCACGTCGGGAGATCAGCACGGCCCCACCTTAGTGTCCGGTTCTTAGGCGGGTGGGGTGGGTATGCTTGTCCGGCACAACCAACCTCACAACCGGATGCGGAGCCGAAACATGCAGGAATCCACGCTCACCGCCGTCATCGAGCCGATTCTGGCGGATCACGGACTGGAGCTCGACCGGCTTGAGGTGACGCCCATCGGGAAGCGTTCCGTGCTGCGCATCACCATCGACGGTGACGGCCCCGAGGGCCGCGGCCCCCTGCTCGACGACATCGCGCAGGCCTCCCGGCTCATCTCCGAGGCGCTGGACGAGTCGGCCGCCGTCGGCAACGCCCCCTACACGCTCGAGGTCAGCTCGC is a window encoding:
- a CDS encoding proline--tRNA ligase, which translates into the protein MIAKLSTLFVRTLRQDPADAEVPSHRWLVRAGYIRRAAPGIYTWLPLGLKVLQKVEAVVREEMEAMGAQEVHFPALLPREPYELTNRWTEYGDNLFRVVDRKGADMLLGPTHEEMFTLLVKDLYSSYKDLPLSLFQIQTKYRDEARPRAGLLRGREFVMKDSYSFDIDDAGLEASYQRHREAYIRIFTRLGLDFVIVAAMAGAMGGSRSEEFLAVAANGEDTFVRSPGGYAANVEAVRIAAPAALPLGDAPAMALVETPEVGTIAGVVDLMNSSHPREDRPWAGADTLKNVLFMVTDPDGTRRPLALGLPGDREVDLKRLEAALEPSEAAVFTPDDFEKYPDLHVGFISPVSLDGTRVLGEESATGIRYVVDPRVVDGTSWLTGANVVDHHLTGVTAGRDFTADGILDVAEVREGDPAPDGSGPLHLARGIEMGHIFQLGRKYADSLDLKVLDQNGKLVTVTMGSYGVGVSRAVAAVAEETCDDKGLSWPVELAPYQVHIVATGKDQAVFDKAFEIAGELEVSGVDVLVDDRKASPGVKFADAEIMGMPVILVVGRGLAEGKLELRIRATGEKSEIDVDHAVASLLAALGR
- the rimP gene encoding ribosome maturation factor RimP, which gives rise to MQESTLTAVIEPILADHGLELDRLEVTPIGKRSVLRITIDGDGPEGRGPLLDDIAQASRLISEALDESAAVGNAPYTLEVSSRGVSKPLTEAKHFRRNRGRLVKLWLEEGQVTGRILAVADEVVTVDIDGTERQVPLADITKAVVQVELNRQADDLDGEDN